From one Triticum aestivum cultivar Chinese Spring chromosome 4B, IWGSC CS RefSeq v2.1, whole genome shotgun sequence genomic stretch:
- the LOC123092945 gene encoding uncharacterized protein isoform X2, translated as MALLRDLWMPSSQCYITGPVWPTIEVENFELKPGLIALVQQQQFGGLPTEDPYEHLHRVMEYSDTVKYHGVPQDAILCRLFTFSLRDDARAWYRSLPSRSYSWNEISRAFLDKYFPLHKQSTIRDEIFNFVQREGESLYDAWERYKALFRRCPNHGLERWLELQIFYRGLTSNTRAYVDMAAGGAITNKTLDEAFLLIESIASHQLQWYNKKPTSDSLVCLQQITTPQPPILTEKPEPLSQCDKVELAWIIFDDDDTILVDTHATDHLDTSVGDSVLHCDDSSMDEPVLQFVAFDIEESPLVDIDHVLLEPDMEKFAFDDVSRIDSSTLEPEMESFMVDYGEVDSDVKESSSISLVDMSSVEISTTTPHLGDQVRDDIPWDPGGFTAW; from the exons ATGGCATTGCTTCGTGATCTTTGGATGCCAAGTAGTCAATGTTATATCACAGGACCGGTTTGGCCAACTATTGAGGTAGAGAATTTTGAGCTGAAGCCTGGTCTTATTGCTTTGGTTCAACAACAACAGTTTGGAGGACTGCCTACTGAGGATCCCTATGAGCACTTACACCGAGTCATGGAGTATTCAGATACAGTCAAGTACCATGGAGTTCCTCAAGATGCAATCCTGTGCAGGCTGTTCACATTCTCCCTCCGCGATGATGCTCGTGCTTGGTATCGATCCTTGCCATCAAGGTCATACAGTTGGAATGAGATATCGCGAGCTTTCTTGGATAAATATTTCCCACTACACAAGCAGTCCACAATTCGAGATGAGATCTTCAATTTCGTTCAGCGTGAAGGCGAGAGCTTGTATGATGCTTGGGAGAGATACAAAGCCTTATTCAGGAGATGTCCTAATCATGGGCTCGAGAGATGGTTAGAGTTGCAGATATTCTATAGAGGATTGACTTCAAACACTCGAGCTTATGTCGATATGGCAGCGGGTGGAGCTATTACAAACAAGACACTTGATGAAGCTTTTCTGCTGATTGAGAGCATAGCTTCCCACCAACTTCAGTGGTACAATAAGAAGCCCACATCTGATTCATTGGTTTGCTTGCAACAAATCACTACACCTCAACCACCAATTCTTACAGAAAAGCCCGAGCCTCTATCTCAGTGTGACAAGGTTGAGCTTGCATGGATTATATTTGACGATGATGACACCATTCTAGTTGACACACACGCTACAGATCATCTGGATACTAGTGTTGGAGATTCAGTTTTGCATTGTGATGATTCTTCCATGGATGAGCCAGTGCTGCAGTTCGTTGCTTTTGATATTGAGGAGTCACCTTTAGTTGATATTGATCATGTGCTGCTAGAGCCAGATATGGAGAAGTTCGCCTTTGATGATGTTAGCCGCATTGATTCTTCAACACTTGAGCCTGAGATGGAGAGCTTCATGGTTGATTATGGTGAGGTGGATTCAGATGTCAAGGAGTCAAGCTCTATTTCACTTGTTGACATGAGTTCGGTGGAAATTTCTACTACCACACCTCACTTG GGTGACCAAGTTCGAGATGACATCCCATGGGATCCTGGTGGATTCACGGCATGGTGA
- the LOC123092945 gene encoding uncharacterized protein isoform X1 produces the protein MALLRDLWMPSSQCYITGPVWPTIEVENFELKPGLIALVQQQQFGGLPTEDPYEHLHRVMEYSDTVKYHGVPQDAILCRLFTFSLRDDARAWYRSLPSRSYSWNEISRAFLDKYFPLHKQSTIRDEIFNFVQREGESLYDAWERYKALFRRCPNHGLERWLELQIFYRGLTSNTRAYVDMAAGGAITNKTLDEAFLLIESIASHQLQWYNKKPTSDSLVCLQQITTPQPPILTEKPEPLSQCDKVELAWIIFDDDDTILVDTHATDHLDTSVGDSVLHCDDSSMDEPVLQFVAFDIEESPLVDIDHVLLEPDMEKFAFDDVSRIDSSTLEPEMESFMVDYGEVDSDVKESSSISLVDMSSVEISTTTPHLVSSIEVVLKLLPKYLRFMLVHHSLQGDQVRDDIPWDPGGFTAW, from the coding sequence ATGGCATTGCTTCGTGATCTTTGGATGCCAAGTAGTCAATGTTATATCACAGGACCGGTTTGGCCAACTATTGAGGTAGAGAATTTTGAGCTGAAGCCTGGTCTTATTGCTTTGGTTCAACAACAACAGTTTGGAGGACTGCCTACTGAGGATCCCTATGAGCACTTACACCGAGTCATGGAGTATTCAGATACAGTCAAGTACCATGGAGTTCCTCAAGATGCAATCCTGTGCAGGCTGTTCACATTCTCCCTCCGCGATGATGCTCGTGCTTGGTATCGATCCTTGCCATCAAGGTCATACAGTTGGAATGAGATATCGCGAGCTTTCTTGGATAAATATTTCCCACTACACAAGCAGTCCACAATTCGAGATGAGATCTTCAATTTCGTTCAGCGTGAAGGCGAGAGCTTGTATGATGCTTGGGAGAGATACAAAGCCTTATTCAGGAGATGTCCTAATCATGGGCTCGAGAGATGGTTAGAGTTGCAGATATTCTATAGAGGATTGACTTCAAACACTCGAGCTTATGTCGATATGGCAGCGGGTGGAGCTATTACAAACAAGACACTTGATGAAGCTTTTCTGCTGATTGAGAGCATAGCTTCCCACCAACTTCAGTGGTACAATAAGAAGCCCACATCTGATTCATTGGTTTGCTTGCAACAAATCACTACACCTCAACCACCAATTCTTACAGAAAAGCCCGAGCCTCTATCTCAGTGTGACAAGGTTGAGCTTGCATGGATTATATTTGACGATGATGACACCATTCTAGTTGACACACACGCTACAGATCATCTGGATACTAGTGTTGGAGATTCAGTTTTGCATTGTGATGATTCTTCCATGGATGAGCCAGTGCTGCAGTTCGTTGCTTTTGATATTGAGGAGTCACCTTTAGTTGATATTGATCATGTGCTGCTAGAGCCAGATATGGAGAAGTTCGCCTTTGATGATGTTAGCCGCATTGATTCTTCAACACTTGAGCCTGAGATGGAGAGCTTCATGGTTGATTATGGTGAGGTGGATTCAGATGTCAAGGAGTCAAGCTCTATTTCACTTGTTGACATGAGTTCGGTGGAAATTTCTACTACCACACCTCACTTGGTATCTTCAATTGAGGTAGTCCTGAAGCTTCTTCCCAAGTATCTCAGGTTTATGCTTGTGCACCATTCATTGCAGGGTGACCAAGTTCGAGATGACATCCCATGGGATCCTGGTGGATTCACGGCATGGTGA
- the LOC123092945 gene encoding uncharacterized protein isoform X3: protein MALLRDLWMPSSQCYITGPVWPTIEVENFELKPGLIALVQQQQFGGLPTEDPYEHLHRVMEYSDTVKYHGVPQDAILCRLFTFSLRDDARAWYRSLPSRSYSWNEISRAFLDKYFPLHKQSTIRDEIFNFVQREGESLYDAWERYKALFRRCPNHGLERWLELQIFYRGLTSNTRAYVDMAAGGAITNKTLDEAFLLIESIASHQLQWYNKKPTSDSLVCLQQITTPQPPILTEKPEPLSQCDKVELAWIIFDDDDTILVDTHATDHLDTSVGDSVLHCDDSSMDEPVLQFVAFDIEESPLVDIDHVLLEPDMEKFAFDDVSRIDSSTLEPEMESFMVDYGEVDSDVKESSSISLVDMR, encoded by the exons ATGGCATTGCTTCGTGATCTTTGGATGCCAAGTAGTCAATGTTATATCACAGGACCGGTTTGGCCAACTATTGAGGTAGAGAATTTTGAGCTGAAGCCTGGTCTTATTGCTTTGGTTCAACAACAACAGTTTGGAGGACTGCCTACTGAGGATCCCTATGAGCACTTACACCGAGTCATGGAGTATTCAGATACAGTCAAGTACCATGGAGTTCCTCAAGATGCAATCCTGTGCAGGCTGTTCACATTCTCCCTCCGCGATGATGCTCGTGCTTGGTATCGATCCTTGCCATCAAGGTCATACAGTTGGAATGAGATATCGCGAGCTTTCTTGGATAAATATTTCCCACTACACAAGCAGTCCACAATTCGAGATGAGATCTTCAATTTCGTTCAGCGTGAAGGCGAGAGCTTGTATGATGCTTGGGAGAGATACAAAGCCTTATTCAGGAGATGTCCTAATCATGGGCTCGAGAGATGGTTAGAGTTGCAGATATTCTATAGAGGATTGACTTCAAACACTCGAGCTTATGTCGATATGGCAGCGGGTGGAGCTATTACAAACAAGACACTTGATGAAGCTTTTCTGCTGATTGAGAGCATAGCTTCCCACCAACTTCAGTGGTACAATAAGAAGCCCACATCTGATTCATTGGTTTGCTTGCAACAAATCACTACACCTCAACCACCAATTCTTACAGAAAAGCCCGAGCCTCTATCTCAGTGTGACAAGGTTGAGCTTGCATGGATTATATTTGACGATGATGACACCATTCTAGTTGACACACACGCTACAGATCATCTGGATACTAGTGTTGGAGATTCAGTTTTGCATTGTGATGATTCTTCCATGGATGAGCCAGTGCTGCAGTTCGTTGCTTTTGATATTGAGGAGTCACCTTTAGTTGATATTGATCATGTGCTGCTAGAGCCAGATATGGAGAAGTTCGCCTTTGATGATGTTAGCCGCATTGATTCTTCAACACTTGAGCCTGAGATGGAGAGCTTCATGGTTGATTATGGTGAGGTGGATTCAGATGTCAAGGAGTCAAGCTCTATTTCACTTGTTGACATGA GGTGA
- the LOC123092945 gene encoding uncharacterized protein isoform X4 codes for MALLRDLWMPSSQCYITGPVWPTIEVENFELKPGLIALVQQQQFGGLPTEDPYEHLHRVMEYSDTVKYHGVPQDAILCRLFTFSLRDDARAWYRSLPSRSYSWNEISRAFLDKYFPLHKQSTIRDEIFNFVQREGESLYDAWERYKALFRRCPNHGLERWLELQIFYRGLTSNTRAYVDMAAGGAITNKTLDEAFLLIESIASHQLQWYNKKPTSDSLVCLQQITTPQPPILTEKPEPLSQCDKVELAWIIFDDDDTILVDTHATDHLDTSVGDSVLHCDDSSMDEPVLQFVAFDIEESPLVDIDHVLLEPDMEKFAFDDVSRIDSSTLEPEMESFMVDYG; via the exons ATGGCATTGCTTCGTGATCTTTGGATGCCAAGTAGTCAATGTTATATCACAGGACCGGTTTGGCCAACTATTGAGGTAGAGAATTTTGAGCTGAAGCCTGGTCTTATTGCTTTGGTTCAACAACAACAGTTTGGAGGACTGCCTACTGAGGATCCCTATGAGCACTTACACCGAGTCATGGAGTATTCAGATACAGTCAAGTACCATGGAGTTCCTCAAGATGCAATCCTGTGCAGGCTGTTCACATTCTCCCTCCGCGATGATGCTCGTGCTTGGTATCGATCCTTGCCATCAAGGTCATACAGTTGGAATGAGATATCGCGAGCTTTCTTGGATAAATATTTCCCACTACACAAGCAGTCCACAATTCGAGATGAGATCTTCAATTTCGTTCAGCGTGAAGGCGAGAGCTTGTATGATGCTTGGGAGAGATACAAAGCCTTATTCAGGAGATGTCCTAATCATGGGCTCGAGAGATGGTTAGAGTTGCAGATATTCTATAGAGGATTGACTTCAAACACTCGAGCTTATGTCGATATGGCAGCGGGTGGAGCTATTACAAACAAGACACTTGATGAAGCTTTTCTGCTGATTGAGAGCATAGCTTCCCACCAACTTCAGTGGTACAATAAGAAGCCCACATCTGATTCATTGGTTTGCTTGCAACAAATCACTACACCTCAACCACCAATTCTTACAGAAAAGCCCGAGCCTCTATCTCAGTGTGACAAGGTTGAGCTTGCATGGATTATATTTGACGATGATGACACCATTCTAGTTGACACACACGCTACAGATCATCTGGATACTAGTGTTGGAGATTCAGTTTTGCATTGTGATGATTCTTCCATGGATGAGCCAGTGCTGCAGTTCGTTGCTTTTGATATTGAGGAGTCACCTTTAGTTGATATTGATCATGTGCTGCTAGAGCCAGATATGGAGAAGTTCGCCTTTGATGATGTTAGCCGCATTGATTCTTCAACACTTGAGCCTGAGATGGAGAGCTTCATGGTTGATTATG GGTGA